A window of the Sphaerobacter thermophilus DSM 20745 genome harbors these coding sequences:
- a CDS encoding deoxyribonuclease IV, with protein MLLFGAHMSIAGGVDKAIDRAEKVDCDAVQIFTKNNNQWNAKPIPPEQVERFQQRQEEAGIRAVVAHDSYLINLASPDDALWEKSIDAFRVELERCELLGVPYLVTHPGSHTGAGEDFGIQRVADALNRIHIDLPGYRVMTLLEITAGQGSALGYRFEQLRAIVDRVAEPERVGYCFDTCHAFAAGYELRTPEGYAETMDAFDRILGLANLRALHLNDSKRELGSRVDRHDHIGAGMIGLAGFHNVVNDPRLEGLPGLLETPKSDDLHEDAENLARLRSLVGAPRPEE; from the coding sequence ATGCTGCTCTTCGGGGCGCATATGTCGATCGCGGGTGGAGTCGACAAGGCGATCGACCGTGCCGAGAAGGTCGACTGCGACGCCGTGCAGATCTTCACCAAGAACAACAACCAGTGGAACGCCAAGCCGATCCCCCCGGAGCAGGTGGAGCGGTTCCAGCAGCGGCAGGAGGAAGCGGGCATCCGCGCGGTGGTGGCGCACGACTCGTATCTGATCAACCTCGCCTCGCCCGACGATGCGCTGTGGGAAAAGTCGATCGACGCCTTCCGGGTCGAGTTGGAGCGCTGTGAACTGCTGGGTGTGCCCTATCTTGTGACGCACCCCGGGTCGCACACCGGCGCGGGCGAGGATTTCGGCATCCAGCGCGTGGCCGATGCGCTCAATCGGATCCATATCGACTTGCCGGGCTACCGGGTGATGACGCTGCTGGAGATCACGGCGGGGCAGGGATCCGCGCTCGGCTACCGCTTCGAGCAGCTCCGGGCCATCGTCGATCGCGTGGCAGAGCCGGAGCGTGTCGGCTACTGCTTTGACACCTGCCATGCCTTCGCCGCGGGCTACGAGCTGCGCACGCCTGAGGGGTACGCCGAGACGATGGACGCGTTCGATCGCATCCTGGGGCTGGCGAACCTGCGGGCGCTCCACCTGAACGACTCCAAGCGCGAACTCGGCTCACGCGTCGATCGCCACGACCACATCGGGGCCGGGATGATCGGGCTTGCGGGGTTCCACAACGTCGTGAACGACCCGCGGCTGGAGGGCCTGCCGGGGCTGCTGGAAACGCCCAAGAGTGACGATCTGCATGAGGACGCGGAGAACCTGGCGAGACTGCGAAGCCTGGTCGGCGCGCCGCGTCCGGAGGAGTAG
- a CDS encoding ribonuclease H-like domain-containing protein — protein MRSLRERLAALQPSPARPARPRPAGVPIDAVVPGRYLPGPVGEVFVAEWAREEDDVRRLLEHAPLAPSLFVPGAPTVHPEEIVFLDTETTGLAGGAGTHVFLVGLGHFEAGRLVVRQFFMRGPSEEPALLDALREALAPFRMLVSFNGRAFDWPLIEGRFIIHGYRPRFDFAHLDILHPARRVWRHRLASCTLSNLEASLFGVRRSEDVPGWLIPQMYFDYLRDGDARRLRPVFAHNHEDIATLVRLTDLLIRATAAPESVLDHPADRAGLALLLLNRGELMRGIDLLADALEDADQIDPALRRRAEVELSRWLKRLDRTPEAVPLWRKMCDRAARRRPLDLYPFEELAKYYEHQARDLVAAEAVVERALRLLDLHGEYHGRSSLLHRLERIRRKQARARARVRPRETGPTAGPVG, from the coding sequence GTGCGGAGCCTGCGTGAGCGTCTCGCCGCCCTGCAACCCAGCCCGGCGCGCCCAGCCCGCCCAAGACCGGCGGGCGTACCGATCGATGCCGTCGTGCCCGGGCGCTATCTTCCCGGCCCGGTCGGTGAGGTCTTCGTCGCCGAGTGGGCCCGTGAGGAGGACGACGTACGCCGCCTGCTGGAGCACGCCCCGCTGGCGCCGTCGCTCTTCGTGCCCGGCGCGCCAACCGTTCATCCGGAAGAGATCGTGTTCCTCGACACCGAGACGACGGGGCTGGCGGGCGGAGCCGGCACCCACGTCTTCCTGGTCGGGCTCGGCCACTTCGAGGCCGGACGGTTGGTGGTGCGGCAGTTCTTCATGCGCGGGCCAAGCGAGGAGCCGGCCCTGCTCGACGCGCTGCGCGAGGCGTTGGCGCCCTTCCGTATGCTGGTGAGCTTCAACGGGCGCGCCTTCGACTGGCCGCTGATCGAGGGGCGTTTCATCATCCACGGCTACCGCCCGCGCTTCGACTTCGCCCACCTCGACATCCTTCACCCCGCCCGGCGCGTCTGGCGCCACCGGCTGGCGAGCTGCACGCTCAGCAACCTGGAGGCCTCCCTCTTCGGCGTCCGTCGATCCGAGGACGTGCCGGGCTGGCTAATCCCACAGATGTACTTCGACTACCTCCGCGACGGCGACGCCCGCCGCCTGCGACCCGTCTTCGCCCACAACCACGAGGACATCGCCACGCTGGTGCGCCTGACCGACCTGCTGATCCGCGCCACGGCCGCGCCGGAGTCGGTGCTGGACCACCCGGCCGACCGCGCCGGGCTTGCCCTGCTGCTCCTGAACCGGGGCGAGCTGATGCGGGGAATCGACCTCCTGGCCGACGCACTGGAGGACGCCGACCAGATCGACCCGGCGCTCCGCCGCCGCGCCGAGGTCGAGCTGAGCCGCTGGCTGAAGCGACTCGACCGGACACCTGAAGCCGTCCCGCTCTGGCGCAAGATGTGCGACCGAGCCGCGCGGCGTCGTCCGCTCGACCTCTACCCGTTCGAGGAGCTGGCCAAGTACTACGAGCATCAAGCCCGCGACCTCGTGGCGGCCGAGGCCGTCGTCGAGCGGGCGCTTCGGCTCCTCGACCTGCACGGGGAGTATCATGGCAGGAGCAGCCTGCTCCACCGCCTGGAGCGCATCCGGCGGAAGCAGGCGCGCGCCCGGGCACGGGTCCGGCCGCGCGAAACCGGCCCGACCGCCGGGCCGGTTGGGTAG
- the rfbD gene encoding dTDP-4-dehydrorhamnose reductase: MRILVTGGTGQVGRALQRLAPPGYSIVAPGSDRCDVTDFDAFIRLVADEQPDVIVHAGAMTDVDGCERDPERAFRINATGTQHVAAAAQQFGAALVYLSTNYVFDGEAAEPYHEFAERRPINVYGRSKLAGEEAVRAIAPRHYIVRTAMVYDETGRNFVNTMLRAAAERPSLTVVADQRGNPTYAGDLAAGIYRLIEQPAYGTYHLVNEGSASWYEWATEIFRLAEIETRVEPIPAAEWHRAARPPANGVLANTAAAALGITLPPWQDALARCLARRAALQPA; the protein is encoded by the coding sequence TTGCGAATCCTCGTGACCGGCGGAACGGGGCAGGTGGGACGCGCCCTGCAGCGGCTCGCACCTCCCGGGTACAGCATCGTCGCGCCCGGCTCCGACCGCTGCGACGTGACTGACTTCGATGCCTTCATCCGCTTGGTAGCAGATGAGCAGCCCGACGTGATCGTGCATGCGGGCGCCATGACCGACGTGGATGGCTGCGAGCGCGACCCGGAGCGCGCCTTCCGAATCAACGCCACCGGCACCCAGCACGTCGCCGCCGCTGCGCAGCAGTTCGGCGCAGCCCTTGTCTACCTCTCAACCAACTACGTCTTCGACGGTGAGGCCGCCGAGCCCTACCACGAGTTCGCTGAGCGGCGGCCGATCAACGTCTACGGTCGCTCCAAGCTCGCGGGCGAGGAGGCCGTCCGGGCGATCGCCCCGCGCCACTATATCGTCCGCACGGCGATGGTCTACGACGAGACGGGCCGGAACTTCGTCAACACGATGTTGCGGGCCGCCGCCGAGCGCCCCTCGCTCACCGTCGTCGCCGACCAGCGGGGCAACCCGACGTACGCCGGCGACCTCGCCGCCGGGATCTACCGCCTGATCGAGCAGCCCGCCTACGGCACCTACCACCTCGTGAACGAGGGCAGCGCCTCCTGGTACGAGTGGGCGACCGAGATCTTCCGCCTCGCCGAGATCGAGACGCGGGTCGAGCCGATCCCAGCCGCGGAGTGGCACCGCGCGGCCCGTCCCCCCGCCAACGGCGTCCTCGCCAATACCGCCGCGGCGGCGCTCGGCATCACCCTTCCGCCGTGGCAGGACGCCCTCGCGCGCTGTCTCGCCCGGCGAGCGGCGCTCCAGCCGGCATGA
- a CDS encoding glycosyltransferase family 2 protein, whose product MTTPRVDIIIPTYNGRDHLAVCLPALARQTYRDFHVVVVDDASTDDTVDLVRSLMPEATLLRLPRNSGLAVAINRALASTRGELVAFLNNDTEPEPGWLAALVAALDRHPDAAAVASKLRLFDRRDVLHSAGDTYSRRGVPNSRGVWEVDRGQYDREEEVFSACGGAALYRRSALEAVAAIDGHVLDPDFFMYCEDVDLSWRLRLLGYRIIFAPDAVVYHRLSATGGGPLASYYVARNTLAVLVKDVPGPILRRNLPRIAAQQTRLLLGTLPHLREPAARARLRGLLAAPVLWPRMLTKRRRIQSARRVPVDAIERLLTD is encoded by the coding sequence ATGACCACCCCACGCGTCGACATCATCATCCCGACCTACAACGGCCGTGACCATCTGGCGGTCTGCCTGCCCGCTCTCGCCCGCCAGACGTACCGCGACTTCCACGTCGTCGTCGTGGACGACGCCTCCACCGACGACACAGTCGACCTCGTCCGCAGCCTCATGCCGGAGGCGACGCTGCTGCGACTCCCGAGGAACAGCGGGCTGGCCGTGGCGATCAACCGCGCCCTGGCCAGCACCCGCGGGGAGTTGGTCGCCTTCCTCAACAACGACACCGAGCCGGAGCCGGGCTGGCTCGCGGCCCTGGTCGCCGCGCTCGACCGCCACCCCGACGCCGCGGCCGTTGCCAGCAAGCTGCGCCTGTTCGACCGGCGCGACGTGCTCCACTCCGCGGGTGACACCTACTCCCGGCGCGGCGTGCCGAACAGCCGCGGCGTTTGGGAAGTGGATCGTGGTCAGTACGACCGCGAGGAGGAGGTCTTCAGCGCCTGCGGCGGCGCGGCACTCTACCGGCGGAGTGCGCTGGAGGCCGTGGCCGCCATCGACGGCCACGTGCTCGACCCCGACTTCTTCATGTACTGTGAGGACGTCGATCTCTCCTGGCGATTGCGCCTGCTCGGCTACCGGATCATCTTCGCGCCGGACGCCGTCGTCTACCACCGGCTCTCGGCCACCGGCGGCGGGCCGCTGGCGTCGTATTATGTCGCGCGCAACACGTTGGCGGTGCTCGTCAAGGACGTGCCCGGACCGATCCTGCGGCGGAACCTCCCGCGCATCGCCGCCCAGCAGACCCGACTGCTCCTCGGCACCCTCCCCCACCTCCGCGAGCCGGCCGCGCGGGCCCGCCTCCGCGGGCTCCTGGCCGCCCCGGTACTCTGGCCCCGCATGCTCACGAAGCGCCGCCGCATCCAATCCGCCCGCCGCGTTCCCGTTGACGCGATCGAGCGCCTGCTCACGGACTAG
- a CDS encoding aldehyde dehydrogenase family protein, whose amino-acid sequence MAKEYRFYCAGEWRSSDQPLEVINPYNGEVVGTTSFATDQDLEDAITAAERAFEETRRLQSYERAAILERLADGLEARQEEFARLLAQEAGKPIRDARTEVARGVFTLRTAVEEAKRIGGELIPLDWMASSQGRFGVTRRFPIGPIAGISPFNFPLNLALHKVAPAIASGNTIVLKPPTHDPLTMLTFAELIDEAGLPKGAVSIMPMDRTVGDRLVTDPRFKMLSFTGSPAVGWDMKSRAGKKKVVLELGGNAGVVVDKDANLPLAISRVRVGAFAYAGQVCIAVQRVYIHRSRYDEFVEKFVAAVKEIKIGDPLDEATELGPMIDEKAAARTEDWVNTAVSEGARVLIGGKAEGRFFQPTVLVDVPPTSFVCSREAFAPLVNLFPFDDFEEALAAVNDSEYGLQAGVFTNRLEHALRAWEVLEVGGVVINDIPTYRIDHMPYGGVKDSGLSREGLRYAIEDMTEPRLMVINRVPDEE is encoded by the coding sequence ATGGCCAAGGAATATCGTTTCTATTGCGCCGGCGAGTGGCGCTCCTCCGACCAGCCACTCGAGGTGATCAACCCGTACAACGGCGAGGTGGTAGGCACCACATCCTTCGCCACCGATCAGGACCTGGAGGATGCCATCACCGCCGCCGAGCGCGCCTTTGAAGAGACCAGACGGCTCCAAAGCTACGAGCGCGCAGCCATCCTGGAGCGGCTCGCCGATGGGCTGGAAGCGCGCCAGGAGGAGTTCGCCCGCCTGTTGGCGCAGGAGGCCGGCAAGCCGATCCGCGACGCGCGCACCGAGGTCGCCCGCGGTGTCTTCACGCTGCGGACGGCCGTCGAGGAGGCCAAGCGCATCGGCGGCGAGCTGATCCCGCTCGACTGGATGGCCAGCTCTCAGGGTCGCTTCGGTGTGACCCGCCGCTTCCCGATCGGCCCGATCGCCGGCATCTCGCCGTTCAACTTCCCGCTGAACCTCGCCCTGCACAAGGTGGCTCCGGCGATCGCCTCCGGGAACACGATCGTCCTCAAGCCGCCCACGCACGACCCGCTGACCATGCTCACCTTCGCCGAGTTGATCGACGAGGCCGGGCTTCCCAAGGGCGCGGTCAGCATCATGCCGATGGACCGTACGGTCGGCGATCGGCTGGTTACCGACCCCCGCTTCAAGATGCTATCCTTCACCGGCTCCCCGGCCGTCGGCTGGGACATGAAGTCCCGGGCCGGCAAGAAGAAGGTCGTGTTGGAGCTGGGTGGCAACGCGGGTGTCGTCGTCGACAAGGACGCGAACCTGCCGCTGGCGATCTCGCGGGTGCGGGTGGGGGCGTTCGCCTACGCCGGGCAGGTCTGCATCGCGGTTCAGCGGGTTTACATCCACCGCTCGCGCTACGACGAGTTCGTGGAGAAGTTCGTGGCCGCGGTCAAGGAGATCAAGATCGGCGACCCGCTGGACGAGGCGACCGAACTGGGCCCGATGATCGACGAGAAGGCCGCCGCGCGCACTGAGGACTGGGTCAACACCGCCGTCTCCGAAGGCGCGCGCGTCCTGATCGGTGGCAAGGCCGAGGGTCGCTTCTTCCAACCGACGGTGTTGGTCGATGTCCCGCCGACGAGCTTCGTCTGCTCCCGCGAGGCGTTCGCGCCGCTGGTGAACCTCTTCCCGTTCGACGACTTCGAAGAGGCGCTGGCGGCGGTCAACGACTCCGAGTACGGGCTGCAGGCCGGCGTGTTCACCAACCGGCTGGAGCACGCGCTCCGTGCCTGGGAGGTGCTGGAGGTCGGCGGCGTGGTCATCAACGACATCCCGACCTACCGAATCGACCATATGCCGTACGGTGGCGTGAAGGACTCCGGACTGAGCCGCGAGGGTCTGCGCTACGCGATCGAGGACATGACGGAACCGCGGCTGATGGTCATCAATCGGGTACCGGACGAGGAATAG
- a CDS encoding Spx/MgsR family RNA polymerase-binding regulatory protein: protein MANDVEIYVHPTUTSCRKAQEYLEQRGVEYVRRDYFKERFTREELADVLRRAGLTPREALSKRSRAYRELGLAEREVSDDELLDLMVAEPTLLRRPLLLTPEGSALGFDRKRMDALFGTGETG from the coding sequence GTGGCGAACGACGTCGAGATCTACGTCCATCCGACGTGAACGAGCTGTCGCAAGGCTCAGGAGTATCTTGAGCAGCGAGGGGTCGAGTACGTGCGGCGCGACTACTTCAAGGAGCGCTTCACGCGCGAGGAGTTGGCCGACGTACTGCGGCGAGCGGGTTTGACGCCCCGCGAGGCGCTGTCGAAGCGCAGCCGAGCCTACCGGGAACTGGGACTCGCCGAGCGCGAGGTGTCGGACGACGAGCTGTTGGACCTGATGGTCGCAGAGCCGACGCTGTTGCGGCGCCCGCTGCTGCTGACGCCCGAGGGGAGCGCCCTCGGGTTCGACCGGAAGCGGATGGACGCGCTGTTCGGAACTGGAGAGACGGGATAG
- a CDS encoding class I SAM-dependent methyltransferase, whose product MTNGGSFESIADFWDEQVGEEGDDFHRLLVRPALLRVLGDVSGLDVLDLGCANGATSRALADLGARVTGVDVSARLIELARQREAARPRGVRYLVGDAAHLPDLADASFDRITASMVLMDIENAEGAIREVARLLRPGGRFVATLFHPCFQIPEG is encoded by the coding sequence ATGACGAACGGCGGGAGCTTCGAGTCGATCGCGGACTTCTGGGATGAGCAGGTTGGAGAGGAGGGTGACGACTTTCACCGGCTGCTGGTCCGGCCGGCGCTGCTGCGGGTGCTGGGCGATGTGTCCGGCCTGGATGTGCTTGATCTGGGATGTGCCAACGGCGCAACCAGCCGAGCGCTGGCCGACCTGGGCGCTCGGGTCACCGGAGTAGACGTCTCCGCGCGCCTGATTGAGCTGGCGCGCCAGCGGGAGGCGGCGCGACCGCGTGGGGTGCGGTACCTCGTCGGCGATGCAGCCCACCTACCGGACCTGGCCGACGCGAGCTTCGATCGCATCACCGCCAGCATGGTCCTGATGGACATCGAGAACGCCGAGGGCGCGATCCGGGAAGTGGCCCGCCTCCTCCGGCCGGGTGGGCGCTTCGTGGCGACGCTGTTCCACCCCTGCTTCCAGATCCCGGAAGGGTAA
- a CDS encoding NuoI/complex I 23 kDa subunit family protein encodes MLDEVKGFWVTFRRLFTPNVTIQYPEEKRQMAPRFRGLPSLRADPETGEPLCVACGLCARICPTSCLEMTVVPSEEGDRELAEFILRSGRCLFCGMCAQVCPVDAITMSGEYELATLQRDGLIYTKTELAAIGAQNLGWWDADTQDAR; translated from the coding sequence ATGCTCGACGAAGTCAAAGGCTTTTGGGTCACCTTCCGGCGACTGTTCACGCCGAACGTGACCATCCAGTACCCCGAAGAGAAGCGGCAGATGGCACCGCGCTTCCGCGGGCTGCCGTCGCTCCGCGCCGACCCGGAGACGGGCGAGCCGCTCTGCGTCGCCTGCGGCCTGTGTGCCCGGATCTGTCCGACGAGCTGCCTGGAGATGACCGTTGTCCCGTCCGAAGAGGGCGACCGCGAGCTGGCCGAGTTCATTTTGCGCTCCGGCCGGTGCCTCTTCTGCGGGATGTGCGCACAGGTGTGCCCGGTCGACGCGATCACCATGAGCGGCGAGTACGAGCTCGCCACCCTGCAGCGGGACGGTCTGATCTACACCAAGACCGAGCTGGCCGCCATCGGCGCCCAGAACCTCGGCTGGTGGGACGCTGACACACAGGACGCACGGTAA
- a CDS encoding isocitrate/isopropylmalate dehydrogenase family protein: MAYQVTFIPGDGIGPEVSSAARRVLEATGVPFEWDVQEAGMTALEKYGDVLPDSVIESIRRNGLALKGPLTTPVGGGFRSVNVALRHMLDLYVNLRPARTYKGVQSPYEDVDLVVVRENMEDLYAGVEFDTGTPEAKEVIAAINQRSEKPVAENAAISIKAITPENSERIVRFAFDYAVKNGRRLVTAVHKANIMKFTDGLFLRVAQEVAKDYPSIEFNDRIVDNMCMQLVQKPELYDVLVMPNLYGDILSDLTAGMIGGLGVAPSANIGDKAAVFEAIHGSAPSYAGQNVANPVAMLLSGVMLLRHIGEMEAAEAVDRAVATVIAEGKHVTYDLRPDRDRTKAASTTEMTDAIIAELNR; encoded by the coding sequence ATGGCATATCAGGTCACGTTTATTCCGGGGGACGGCATCGGGCCGGAAGTGTCGTCGGCCGCGCGCCGCGTCCTCGAGGCTACCGGCGTGCCGTTCGAGTGGGACGTCCAGGAAGCAGGGATGACCGCCCTGGAGAAGTACGGTGACGTCCTGCCCGACTCGGTGATCGAGTCGATTCGGCGCAACGGTCTCGCACTGAAGGGCCCGCTCACGACCCCGGTCGGCGGCGGCTTCCGCAGCGTCAACGTGGCGCTCCGGCACATGCTCGACCTCTACGTGAACCTGCGCCCCGCACGCACCTACAAGGGTGTGCAGAGCCCATACGAGGATGTCGACCTGGTTGTGGTCCGCGAGAACATGGAGGACCTCTACGCCGGGGTCGAGTTCGACACCGGGACGCCCGAGGCCAAGGAGGTCATCGCGGCGATCAACCAGCGCAGCGAGAAGCCGGTGGCCGAGAACGCGGCGATCTCGATCAAGGCGATCACCCCGGAGAACTCCGAGCGGATCGTGCGCTTCGCCTTCGACTACGCGGTCAAGAACGGCCGGCGGCTGGTCACGGCCGTACACAAGGCCAACATCATGAAGTTCACCGACGGCCTCTTCCTGCGGGTGGCGCAGGAGGTGGCCAAGGACTACCCCAGTATCGAGTTCAACGACCGCATTGTCGACAACATGTGCATGCAGCTCGTGCAGAAGCCGGAGCTGTACGACGTGCTGGTCATGCCGAACCTGTACGGCGACATCCTGAGCGACCTGACTGCCGGGATGATCGGCGGGTTGGGCGTCGCGCCGAGCGCGAACATCGGGGATAAGGCCGCGGTGTTCGAGGCGATCCACGGCAGCGCCCCGTCCTACGCCGGGCAGAACGTTGCCAACCCCGTTGCCATGCTGCTCAGTGGCGTCATGCTGCTCCGCCACATCGGGGAGATGGAGGCGGCCGAGGCGGTCGACCGGGCAGTGGCGACCGTCATTGCCGAGGGCAAGCATGTGACCTACGACCTGCGGCCCGACCGCGACCGCACCAAGGCGGCCAGCACCACCGAGATGACCGACGCCATCATCGCCGAGCTGAACCGCTAG
- a CDS encoding NAD(P)/FAD-dependent oxidoreductase — METKTRNRAALIAATGVPLALLAARRRRAPHRAQATGDRRASVVVAGAGFGGIAVLNALRNAGLDGADILLIDQHNYHLFTPLLYQVATGSVDDQHIAYPLRPFCAGVPAEFLCTTIRGVNLVDQVVETDAGRIRYDYLVLALGSQTNYFGMHEVEREALGLKTIPAASSIRARIIDSVERAAVASDPEERRWLLTFAVVGAGATGVELVASLDDLLRNNLLPYYPSLRGEEPRIVLIEAMDTILPGTTPRMRAIAERRLKDLGIDIRLKTAVAGVRNGALVTRAGDEIAAATLIWTAGIRPNPVAASLPVEKSRDGRIVVDEYLRIPSAPNVFALGDNAFVPDQNSGAPLPANASVAVREGAAVGRNLVRLLTGHPLEPFVFRSPGEMIALGRGHAAATIGPVAFGGLPAWLVWRVFHLSQIMGVRSRVGVTLDWTAALLSRRYIANTEV, encoded by the coding sequence ATGGAGACAAAAACCCGGAACCGCGCGGCTCTCATCGCCGCGACGGGCGTGCCGTTGGCTTTGCTCGCGGCGCGCCGCCGCCGTGCTCCGCATCGGGCACAGGCCACAGGCGACCGACGTGCATCAGTCGTGGTCGCCGGGGCGGGCTTCGGCGGCATCGCGGTCCTGAACGCGCTGCGGAATGCGGGGCTGGACGGAGCCGACATCCTGCTGATCGACCAGCACAACTACCATCTCTTTACCCCGCTGCTGTACCAGGTCGCCACCGGGTCGGTGGACGACCAGCATATCGCCTACCCCCTGCGCCCGTTCTGCGCGGGGGTCCCGGCCGAGTTCCTCTGCACGACGATTCGCGGGGTGAATCTGGTCGACCAGGTCGTGGAGACCGACGCCGGGCGAATCCGCTATGACTACCTCGTCCTGGCCCTCGGCAGCCAGACGAACTACTTCGGCATGCACGAGGTAGAACGCGAGGCGCTCGGACTCAAGACCATCCCCGCCGCCAGCTCGATCCGAGCACGCATCATCGACTCCGTTGAGCGCGCTGCCGTGGCATCCGACCCGGAGGAGCGCCGCTGGCTCCTCACCTTCGCCGTCGTTGGCGCTGGTGCCACCGGCGTGGAACTGGTCGCCTCGCTCGACGACCTGTTACGAAACAACCTGCTGCCCTACTACCCCAGCCTCCGCGGGGAGGAGCCACGCATCGTCCTGATCGAGGCGATGGACACGATCCTTCCGGGCACCACACCCAGGATGCGCGCCATTGCCGAGCGGCGACTCAAAGACCTGGGCATTGATATCCGGCTCAAGACCGCCGTCGCCGGTGTGCGCAACGGTGCCCTGGTCACCCGGGCGGGCGACGAGATCGCCGCCGCGACGCTCATCTGGACGGCAGGCATCCGGCCCAATCCGGTCGCCGCGTCGCTACCCGTTGAGAAGAGCCGCGACGGCCGGATCGTCGTCGACGAGTACCTGCGCATCCCGAGCGCGCCCAACGTCTTCGCACTTGGCGACAACGCCTTCGTCCCGGACCAGAACAGCGGCGCCCCGCTGCCGGCGAACGCCTCCGTCGCCGTCCGGGAAGGGGCAGCCGTGGGCCGCAACCTGGTGCGGCTCCTGACCGGCCACCCACTCGAGCCCTTCGTCTTCCGTTCGCCGGGCGAGATGATCGCCCTCGGGCGTGGCCACGCGGCGGCCACCATCGGCCCGGTAGCGTTCGGCGGCCTGCCGGCATGGCTCGTCTGGCGTGTCTTCCACCTGTCGCAGATCATGGGTGTGCGCAGCCGGGTCGGCGTCACGCTCGACTGGACCGCCGCTCTGCTCTCCCGGCGCTACATCGCCAACACGGAGGTGTGA